A single genomic interval of Arthrobacter methylotrophus harbors:
- a CDS encoding penicillin-binding protein — translation MRRAHTELASVEQLLGSSMHEEQSTVRPFSARLGGFIASVLLVSLTGLLAAPVGLFAAGGVGMAIDYWNKLPSEIPLDVSLPQHTVLLDKNGKEFARFFSENRIDVKLSSISPNFTDALLATEDARFYTNGPIDVVGTIRATVNNANGNAAQGASGITQQLVKNLLVAQSGETAPPSRDLGAKLQELKYAAGLEKKLSKDQILEMYSNTVYFGNGAYGIEAASRVYFDTTAKNLTRAQGATLAGILKGPAAYDPFTNPDGARGRRDTALSRLQVTGKITEAESAAAAAEPLGIKKGTLANGCASSTYPYYCSMVRDEILTDPAFGATAEARAEKLSRGGMTLTTALDPAAMAAAQNAVTGALGNDNRAALATAVIKPGTGQIAAIAQNRTWGNGPGQTEIVYAKSPFQVGSSMKPITLATALEQGIPATTKLNADSPYVSPTLDSPPGGFINYGGYSWGTVDARRAIQLSLNIYFIRLIERTGVLPVADMAARLGITSLPRTGPNAIKGQEASLTLGAYEVSPLEMANAYAVFAGDGVACRPVTIIAGVRADTGAKINTPNPDCHQAIAPAVAHTVADILKMPFTGDGTLSQMGGLPGREAGAKTGTTNDFAANWIVGLVPQYVTAVWLGDPRGGTQYPLNMVHAYGRDYFNLTGSEVAGPVWKDIMTHLTAGLPAIPLPKADDVATSSSTARTIPDVRGLSVSDAATLLLQNNLTPDIAVKTADPNPLFDKDIVTAQTPAAGSTFSYREKVSITLSQGSDTTIKLPEQK, via the coding sequence TTGAGACGCGCACACACCGAGCTGGCCAGTGTCGAGCAACTGCTCGGATCATCCATGCACGAAGAGCAGTCCACCGTCCGTCCGTTCTCGGCCCGCCTCGGCGGCTTCATCGCCTCCGTGCTTCTGGTGTCCCTGACCGGGCTTCTCGCGGCCCCGGTCGGCCTGTTTGCCGCCGGCGGTGTCGGCATGGCCATCGACTACTGGAACAAGCTTCCGTCCGAGATCCCGCTCGACGTCTCCCTCCCCCAGCACACCGTCCTGCTCGACAAAAACGGCAAGGAATTTGCCCGCTTCTTCAGTGAAAACAGGATCGACGTCAAACTCTCAAGCATCTCCCCCAACTTCACCGATGCACTGCTGGCTACCGAGGACGCCCGCTTCTACACCAACGGGCCCATCGACGTTGTCGGCACAATCCGGGCTACCGTCAACAACGCCAATGGAAACGCCGCCCAGGGTGCCTCCGGCATCACCCAGCAGCTGGTCAAAAATCTCCTCGTCGCCCAGTCCGGCGAGACCGCTCCCCCGTCCCGGGATCTGGGAGCCAAGCTCCAGGAGCTCAAATATGCTGCCGGGCTGGAGAAAAAGCTCAGCAAGGACCAGATCCTGGAGATGTACTCGAACACCGTTTACTTCGGCAACGGCGCCTACGGGATCGAAGCAGCCTCCCGGGTCTACTTCGACACGACAGCCAAAAACCTGACCCGCGCCCAAGGCGCCACCCTCGCCGGCATCCTCAAAGGCCCGGCAGCATACGATCCGTTCACCAACCCCGACGGTGCGCGCGGCCGCCGGGACACCGCGCTGTCACGCCTGCAGGTGACCGGCAAAATCACCGAAGCCGAATCCGCCGCGGCCGCCGCGGAACCCCTCGGGATCAAGAAAGGGACTCTGGCCAACGGCTGCGCCAGCTCCACCTACCCGTATTACTGCTCAATGGTCCGCGACGAGATCCTCACCGACCCGGCGTTCGGTGCCACCGCCGAAGCCCGCGCCGAAAAGCTCTCCCGCGGCGGAATGACCCTGACGACGGCTCTGGACCCGGCCGCCATGGCTGCAGCGCAGAACGCCGTTACCGGGGCCCTCGGCAACGACAACCGGGCCGCCCTGGCCACCGCGGTGATCAAACCCGGCACCGGGCAGATCGCCGCGATCGCCCAGAACCGTACCTGGGGCAACGGGCCCGGCCAGACCGAAATCGTCTACGCGAAGTCCCCGTTCCAGGTCGGCTCGTCCATGAAGCCGATCACGCTCGCGACCGCACTCGAACAAGGCATCCCGGCCACTACGAAGCTGAACGCCGACAGCCCTTATGTCTCGCCGACCCTGGACTCCCCGCCGGGCGGTTTCATCAACTACGGCGGCTACAGCTGGGGCACCGTGGACGCGCGCAGGGCCATTCAACTGTCCTTGAACATCTACTTCATCCGGCTCATCGAACGCACCGGTGTCCTTCCGGTCGCCGACATGGCTGCCCGTCTCGGCATCACCTCGCTCCCGCGGACCGGCCCTAACGCCATCAAAGGCCAGGAAGCATCCCTGACTCTGGGCGCCTACGAGGTGTCCCCGCTGGAAATGGCGAACGCCTACGCCGTGTTCGCCGGGGACGGCGTCGCCTGCCGGCCCGTCACCATCATTGCCGGGGTCCGCGCCGACACCGGCGCCAAGATCAACACCCCGAACCCCGACTGCCACCAAGCCATCGCCCCGGCGGTAGCCCACACGGTCGCGGACATCCTCAAAATGCCGTTCACCGGCGACGGCACCCTGTCCCAGATGGGCGGGCTCCCCGGCCGCGAGGCCGGGGCCAAGACCGGTACGACCAACGACTTCGCCGCGAACTGGATCGTCGGACTGGTCCCGCAGTACGTCACCGCCGTCTGGCTGGGTGATCCGCGCGGGGGCACCCAGTATCCGTTGAACATGGTCCACGCCTATGGCCGCGACTACTTCAATCTCACCGGCAGTGAGGTCGCCGGCCCGGTCTGGAAAGACATCATGACCCACCTGACCGCCGGGCTGCCCGCGATTCCGCTTCCCAAGGCCGACGATGTCGCCACCAGCTCCAGTACCGCCCGGACCATCCCGGACGTCCGGGGGCTCTCCGTCAGCGACGCTGCAACTCTGCTGCTGCAGAACAACCTGACCCCGGACATCGCCGTGAAGACGGCGGACCCGAATCCGCTGTTCGACAAGGACATCGTCACAGCCCAGACCCCTGCAGCCGGCAGCACCTTCTCGTACAGGGAAAAGGTCAGCATCACCCTCAGCCAGGGCAGCGACACCACCATCAAGCTCCCGGAACAGAAGTAG
- a CDS encoding serine/threonine-protein kinase, with translation MAGLMRLVPQAARKKVSMSDYPDGTYGNGRYKLLRPLGVGGMGQVFLAHDSQLDRLVALKVLRPEVVGDPDHGRRLAKEARVMGKLHHPNIVTIFDVFPEKDELCLVLEYVEGTNLRRYLSSGAFTREFGVHLLRTLAQALSYLHDEHDVVHRDLKPANILISNDGKIKVADFGIARRTSDERLTDTGFIIGTKSYMAPEVLAGQPATFASDIWSLGAVAREAFGMLAPLASQDPVASAVNAMLSPEAGRRPTAAALLARDFSVCTPPAPADTKAPTPAAPTTPTKGAVRKSPIPKTAVIQRPPRNVLSRHDITAPVQFWCRDERRPEQWQRMHIPETELPRLSCRSASSRYCYLAFGSKGERIYAVNPEGNSTFRALPYRPFREGIRSLSERYVLPWAVGGFSTYVYEWSGPESTHERRLKKVRTMKIPYEIQSSVKRAGFIGSSCWVVANGQLWLLGQSPVLGDLRSATELPGLPDTHHAASDGEHLLVRTDRGDVLVIRRGRVFRAQVAGHGWSAVKVPLKGRAEKVMVHDGYALISTIEGAVWGIDLANDPEGGQIHRVADLWTVGLFIPGGYITVDGQTHMVSPRRPAELRTCSDLPPGRLLRAVSNELLIMQE, from the coding sequence GTGGCCGGTCTCATGCGGCTGGTTCCGCAAGCTGCACGAAAGAAGGTGTCCATGTCGGACTATCCCGATGGCACGTACGGGAACGGCCGCTACAAGCTCCTGCGTCCACTGGGTGTTGGTGGAATGGGTCAGGTATTCCTTGCTCACGACAGCCAGCTGGACCGGCTGGTCGCATTGAAAGTTCTTCGCCCAGAAGTTGTAGGCGACCCGGACCACGGCCGCCGGCTTGCCAAAGAGGCACGCGTGATGGGCAAGCTCCATCACCCGAACATCGTCACCATCTTTGACGTCTTCCCGGAAAAAGACGAATTATGCCTTGTGCTGGAGTACGTCGAAGGTACGAATCTCCGCCGCTACCTTAGCAGCGGGGCCTTCACTAGAGAATTTGGTGTCCATCTACTGCGCACCCTGGCCCAGGCGCTCTCCTACCTCCATGATGAGCACGATGTGGTGCACCGGGACCTGAAGCCGGCGAACATCCTCATCAGCAACGACGGCAAGATCAAGGTCGCCGACTTCGGTATTGCACGGCGAACCTCTGATGAACGGCTGACCGACACTGGCTTCATCATCGGGACCAAGTCGTACATGGCCCCCGAAGTGTTGGCCGGCCAGCCGGCGACGTTCGCTTCGGACATCTGGTCCCTTGGTGCTGTTGCACGGGAGGCTTTCGGCATGCTCGCCCCGCTTGCGTCGCAGGACCCTGTCGCTTCCGCGGTCAACGCTATGCTTTCCCCGGAGGCGGGCAGGCGACCGACAGCTGCGGCGCTGCTTGCCCGCGATTTCAGTGTCTGTACGCCTCCTGCCCCGGCGGACACGAAGGCGCCTACCCCTGCAGCACCCACAACACCCACGAAAGGCGCTGTCCGCAAAAGCCCCATCCCTAAAACGGCAGTAATCCAAAGGCCTCCTCGAAACGTCCTGAGCCGCCATGACATCACAGCCCCTGTACAGTTCTGGTGCCGGGATGAACGGCGGCCAGAGCAATGGCAGCGCATGCATATCCCCGAAACAGAGCTGCCGCGACTATCCTGTCGGTCGGCTTCCAGCCGTTACTGCTACCTTGCCTTCGGGTCCAAGGGAGAGCGCATCTATGCGGTTAATCCCGAGGGCAATTCCACATTCCGTGCGCTCCCCTATCGACCGTTCAGAGAAGGGATCCGCTCCCTCTCCGAACGCTACGTTCTACCCTGGGCCGTCGGCGGCTTCTCGACCTATGTCTACGAGTGGTCTGGGCCAGAAAGCACACATGAGCGCAGGCTCAAGAAGGTCCGGACCATGAAGATTCCGTATGAAATCCAAAGCTCCGTCAAACGCGCGGGCTTCATCGGTTCAAGCTGCTGGGTCGTCGCAAACGGTCAGCTGTGGCTGCTCGGACAGTCCCCGGTTCTGGGCGATTTGCGGTCCGCGACGGAGCTCCCGGGGTTACCGGACACCCATCATGCCGCGAGCGACGGGGAACATCTGCTGGTTAGAACCGACAGAGGTGACGTCCTGGTCATACGGCGCGGCCGGGTCTTCAGGGCCCAGGTCGCCGGGCACGGCTGGTCCGCCGTAAAAGTACCCCTCAAAGGTCGGGCGGAGAAAGTGATGGTCCACGACGGCTACGCCCTCATTTCCACCATCGAAGGAGCTGTATGGGGAATAGACCTTGCCAACGACCCGGAAGGCGGGCAGATTCACCGCGTCGCCGACTTATGGACAGTGGGGCTCTTCATACCAGGCGGGTACATCACGGTGGATGGTCAGACGCACATGGTTAGTCCACGTCGACCAGCCGAGCTCCGGACCTGCTCGGACCTTCCGCCCGGGAGGCTGCTGCGGGCGGTGTCGAATGAGCTCCTGATCATGCAGGAATAG
- a CDS encoding peptidyl-tRNA hydrolase: MTATPSLVQPIVLLVDKNDPAGHRDSILAAAIASVEAYAGTSTSGAVQDEAWAHWLSGRFTKSVRRADLKTFGKLAADVSNKSESLITIGKAKAMAYAPAAYEEMPKSILRLQVSGTDLPDVPATVPSRQRSGDPVIVLNGALGMSTGKAAAQAAHALFAWQLNRGLDDAELASLQLLSTGLVIATAEEFAALRMIAAGPLIVDAGLTEIAPDTATAFVIERP, encoded by the coding sequence ATGACCGCCACACCCAGCCTCGTGCAGCCGATCGTGCTGCTCGTGGACAAGAACGACCCTGCCGGGCACCGAGACAGCATTCTTGCCGCGGCGATCGCGAGCGTCGAAGCCTATGCCGGGACCTCGACCTCCGGGGCCGTGCAGGACGAGGCGTGGGCGCACTGGCTCTCGGGCCGGTTCACCAAATCGGTCCGCCGGGCCGACTTGAAGACCTTCGGCAAGCTGGCCGCCGATGTAAGCAATAAAAGTGAGAGTCTTATCACAATCGGCAAGGCGAAGGCCATGGCGTACGCCCCGGCAGCCTACGAGGAGATGCCCAAGTCCATCCTCCGGCTCCAGGTTTCAGGGACCGATCTCCCGGACGTTCCCGCCACGGTCCCCTCGAGGCAACGCAGCGGAGATCCTGTCATCGTCTTGAACGGCGCCCTCGGGATGTCCACGGGCAAGGCGGCAGCCCAGGCCGCGCACGCACTCTTCGCCTGGCAGTTGAACCGCGGACTCGATGACGCCGAACTCGCCTCGCTCCAGCTGCTGTCCACGGGCCTGGTCATCGCCACGGCCGAGGAGTTCGCGGCCCTGCGCATGATAGCGGCAGGGCCACTGATCGTCGACGCCGGCCTGACCGAGATCGCCCCGGACACCGCCACGGCGTTCGTCATCGAAAGGCCGTGA
- a CDS encoding HTH domain-containing protein yields the protein MSENTHDAIRAIAAATGRTRDNLIHEFMRARMGLFKQIAWGLCRRFGHAPDQHVEDFASIVSMTALKMLTEELEDDELLERIENWEGMLRVQARAAVRDYIDKEGAPMAEMTSALRRKRVLDATRDEIRREMGREPSEQEIVDTHNAKMWEKRSNPVKQGVIASVEDLRVTRAQDDIADHDYSEPIDTDFVLHPVEGPRFVQLIVERTSAYNERLGKAAELWLSGLYSEDHEPRIATVDEIADALDVSRSTARAYVRKIKEYAVLVAQQEFAITEDDL from the coding sequence ATGTCTGAGAACACCCATGACGCCATCCGGGCCATCGCCGCAGCCACCGGCAGGACCCGCGACAACCTCATCCACGAGTTCATGCGCGCCCGGATGGGTCTGTTCAAACAGATCGCCTGGGGCCTCTGCCGCCGCTTCGGCCACGCACCCGACCAGCACGTGGAAGACTTCGCCTCCATCGTGTCCATGACAGCCCTGAAAATGCTCACCGAGGAACTCGAAGACGACGAGCTGCTCGAACGCATCGAGAACTGGGAAGGAATGCTCCGGGTCCAGGCCCGCGCAGCCGTCAGGGACTACATCGACAAGGAAGGCGCCCCGATGGCGGAGATGACCTCCGCGCTGCGGCGCAAGCGTGTCCTTGACGCCACCCGGGATGAGATCCGCCGGGAAATGGGACGGGAGCCTTCGGAGCAGGAAATCGTGGATACCCACAACGCCAAAATGTGGGAGAAGCGGTCCAACCCGGTCAAACAGGGCGTCATCGCCTCCGTGGAAGACCTCCGCGTCACCCGCGCCCAGGACGACATCGCCGACCACGACTACTCGGAGCCGATCGACACGGACTTCGTGCTGCACCCCGTCGAGGGTCCGCGGTTCGTTCAGCTGATCGTGGAGCGCACGAGCGCCTACAACGAACGGCTCGGGAAGGCCGCCGAGCTCTGGCTCTCGGGCCTCTACAGCGAGGATCATGAGCCCAGGATCGCGACAGTCGACGAGATCGCCGACGCCCTGGATGTCAGCCGGTCCACGGCCCGCGCCTACGTCCGCAAAATCAAGGAATACGCGGTCCTGGTCGCACAGCAGGAGTTCGCGATCACCGAGGACGACCTCTAG
- a CDS encoding ParA family protein, with product MNTPDSAVITRGRIGLIELPALAETLTQCGLQVVTGPDFRAAATAIIAESKTAGAFPIVVADVPAPGLRAWVGHLQAKTPVKVAVVRGDGDPVAFTDTVAEIHLPSTVNAILASVGLPALDGPEGLQSFPPAAETAEPVGIELPDIDFFDEPEHAAPVVAAVPAAAPALVDEDPFASVPVVPAAAAPAFDDWESPAPAPAPAPAAVAPAPAPVQDDWDTPVVATPVSFEPAPAAVSVAPAASAPVQDEWDTPAVAPAVQALEQPGSRRAARAAQQVQQQVQQQTWSAPAPVAAPVLMAAPPIMNEWDTPQYQPPVMASPAEEFGDWDTPELPVVPVQVAQPVPAENFFGPGAPQAQQSFVQAPTGTPAWHGVQAPGAPVPDSTGIFDDFEASKLLGTGRSAAGLGAFVINYSGKGGVGKSTTSLQLANVAAEAGLRVVLIDGNSGQGDLRTYLRLNRTNLPTMYDAAIGNIKDAILTPATINANREENLGEIKFAFIGAPPDDINDPSVVTDALYRDVIHFARRNADLVIMDTQIVESSDRTGVVNMLLLPALVHDAWGIGVADMSTVGVNNLNNRLRKFINEGVPTSRLMVLINQVHPEQMEMAAKAVNYFRNLGTFLGAVEADINVKHDMNAGRINSNNPQLRAVMSKALLRITGNEAFRTAAEYKPEAARKQGVFSRVFGKKAA from the coding sequence GTGAACACACCAGACAGCGCAGTAATCACCCGTGGCCGCATCGGGCTGATTGAACTGCCGGCCCTCGCCGAAACCCTGACGCAGTGCGGCCTGCAGGTGGTGACCGGTCCCGACTTCCGGGCTGCCGCCACCGCCATCATTGCCGAGTCGAAAACCGCCGGGGCTTTCCCGATCGTGGTCGCCGACGTCCCGGCTCCGGGCCTTCGCGCCTGGGTCGGGCACCTCCAGGCCAAAACCCCGGTAAAAGTCGCTGTGGTGCGCGGCGACGGGGACCCGGTCGCTTTCACAGACACGGTCGCAGAGATCCACCTGCCGTCGACCGTCAACGCCATTCTGGCTTCGGTCGGGCTCCCTGCGCTGGACGGGCCGGAGGGCCTGCAGTCCTTCCCGCCGGCCGCCGAGACAGCCGAGCCGGTCGGCATTGAACTGCCGGACATTGACTTTTTCGACGAGCCTGAACACGCTGCGCCTGTAGTTGCGGCCGTTCCCGCCGCGGCCCCTGCACTGGTGGATGAGGACCCGTTCGCGTCCGTTCCGGTGGTGCCGGCAGCCGCTGCCCCGGCTTTCGACGACTGGGAATCCCCGGCGCCTGCACCAGCTCCCGCCCCGGCCGCCGTGGCACCAGCTCCCGCCCCTGTCCAGGATGACTGGGACACCCCGGTGGTGGCCACGCCGGTCTCCTTCGAACCCGCCCCCGCCGCGGTATCGGTGGCTCCAGCGGCGTCAGCACCTGTTCAGGACGAATGGGACACCCCGGCCGTTGCCCCTGCCGTCCAGGCGCTCGAGCAGCCCGGATCCCGCAGGGCCGCCCGCGCCGCCCAGCAGGTACAACAGCAGGTACAACAGCAGACCTGGTCCGCACCTGCCCCGGTGGCGGCGCCGGTCCTGATGGCTGCCCCGCCGATCATGAACGAATGGGACACCCCGCAGTACCAGCCGCCTGTCATGGCCTCACCGGCCGAGGAATTCGGAGACTGGGACACTCCGGAGCTTCCGGTTGTCCCCGTCCAGGTCGCGCAGCCGGTCCCGGCCGAGAATTTCTTCGGCCCCGGCGCGCCCCAGGCGCAGCAGTCGTTCGTGCAGGCCCCGACCGGCACGCCGGCATGGCACGGCGTCCAGGCTCCCGGCGCTCCCGTGCCGGATTCCACCGGCATCTTCGATGACTTTGAAGCATCCAAGCTGCTCGGCACCGGTCGCTCCGCCGCGGGCCTGGGCGCGTTCGTTATCAACTACTCCGGCAAGGGCGGTGTGGGTAAGTCCACGACCAGCCTGCAGCTGGCCAACGTCGCCGCCGAAGCGGGCCTGCGGGTCGTGCTCATCGACGGCAACTCCGGCCAGGGCGACCTGCGCACCTACCTGCGCCTGAACCGCACGAACCTGCCCACCATGTACGACGCGGCGATCGGCAACATCAAGGACGCCATCCTGACACCGGCGACCATCAACGCCAACCGCGAAGAAAACCTGGGCGAGATCAAGTTCGCGTTCATCGGCGCCCCGCCGGATGACATCAACGATCCATCGGTCGTCACCGATGCGCTCTACCGGGACGTCATCCACTTCGCCCGCCGCAACGCCGACCTGGTCATCATGGACACCCAGATCGTCGAATCCTCCGACCGGACCGGCGTGGTCAACATGCTGCTCCTGCCGGCCCTGGTCCACGACGCGTGGGGCATCGGCGTCGCCGACATGTCCACCGTCGGGGTCAACAACCTGAACAACCGGCTGCGGAAGTTCATCAACGAAGGCGTCCCCACCTCCCGGCTCATGGTCCTCATCAACCAGGTTCACCCGGAGCAGATGGAGATGGCCGCCAAGGCTGTCAACTACTTCCGGAACCTGGGCACCTTCCTGGGCGCCGTCGAGGCGGACATCAACGTCAAGCACGACATGAACGCCGGCCGGATCAACTCCAACAACCCGCAGCTGCGCGCCGTGATGTCCAAGGCACTGCTGCGCATCACCGGCAACGAGGCGTTCCGCACGGCCGCCGAGTACAAGCCGGAAGCGGCCAGGAAGCAGGGCGTGTTCTCCCGCGTCTTCGGAAAGAAGGCCGCATGA
- a CDS encoding MBL fold metallo-hydrolase → MSKRSEHSSPWHPFSRVSETAPGVFFVEGPASNWIIVRDETGYILIDSGYPEDSALVRKSIEHVGLKPSAAKAMLITHGHVDHTGSAALFSRTFGTPVLCSPEELPHVQGHEKHQVTLGQVLIRAWRPKVLRWMKHAIAAGSLSATPATAAQAWTAEQLAGLPGSPEAILVPGHTPGNVAILFRAAGVIVTGDSFITGHPLSRHTGPQMLHPMYHSEPATALSATHALDSVEASVILPGHGPALAMPLGDALASLRR, encoded by the coding sequence TTGTCCAAACGTTCCGAGCATTCCAGCCCATGGCACCCTTTCTCCCGGGTCAGCGAAACGGCTCCCGGCGTGTTTTTCGTCGAAGGACCGGCATCCAACTGGATCATCGTCCGTGACGAGACCGGCTACATTCTCATCGATAGCGGATACCCGGAAGACTCGGCCCTTGTCCGGAAGTCGATTGAACATGTCGGCCTGAAACCCTCAGCAGCCAAGGCCATGCTCATCACGCACGGCCACGTCGACCACACCGGTTCCGCTGCCTTGTTCTCCCGTACGTTCGGAACCCCGGTCCTGTGCAGCCCCGAAGAGTTGCCACATGTCCAAGGCCATGAAAAGCACCAGGTCACCCTCGGCCAGGTCCTCATCCGTGCATGGCGTCCGAAGGTGCTGCGCTGGATGAAGCACGCGATCGCCGCCGGATCCCTGTCTGCAACTCCAGCAACAGCCGCACAGGCGTGGACTGCCGAGCAACTGGCGGGTCTGCCGGGTAGCCCTGAAGCCATCCTGGTCCCCGGGCACACACCCGGAAACGTTGCGATCCTTTTCCGCGCGGCCGGAGTGATTGTCACCGGCGACTCCTTTATCACCGGCCACCCGCTGAGCCGACATACGGGCCCCCAGATGCTCCACCCTATGTATCACAGCGAACCGGCCACGGCATTGTCCGCCACCCACGCTTTGGACAGCGTCGAGGCCTCAGTGATCCTTCCCGGCCATGGCCCCGCTTTGGCCATGCCCCTCGGTGACGCCTTGGCGTCCCTGCGTCGCTAA